Proteins from a genomic interval of Phyllopteryx taeniolatus isolate TA_2022b chromosome 3, UOR_Ptae_1.2, whole genome shotgun sequence:
- the ark2cb gene encoding E3 ubiquitin-protein ligase ARK2C isoform X3 translates to MVLVHVGYLVLPVFGSVRNRGSHFTRQQQQQHSHATSCRHFQLGPQAPLPMDFPMPHPGQPQSGINPHLAPPGHQHGPPLHHPSLNPMPAPQFQDIPAPPFLPQALHQQYLLQQQILEAQHRHILPPNSRRTSERVPHQPHRLRPGYEFAPPLHVPPQPVVQQPRYLAEGTDWDLSVDAGLPPHQYHIHPLPQHYQHYLTSPRMHHFPRNNASTQVVVHEIRNYPYPQLHLLALQSLNPSRHASAVRESYELEDRLGNVNRGAVQTTIERFTFPHKYKKRFPQDLKMCLDDEELDTDEKCTICLSMLEDGEDVRRLPCMHLFHQACVDQWLATSRKCPICRVDIETQLNPDS, encoded by the exons GATCCCATTTCACccggcaacagcagcagcagcacagccATGCTACCTCTTGCCGGCACTTCCAGCTAGGGCCCCAGGCCCCGCTGCCCATGGACTTCCCCATGCCCCACCCGGGCCAGCCGCAGTCGGGCATCAACCCCCACCTGGCCCCGCCCGGCCACCAGCACGGACCCCCGCTACACCACCCGTCCCTCAACCCCATGCCCGCCCCCCAGTTCCAGGACATCCCCGCCCCTCCCTTCCTACCTCAGGCATTACACCAGCAATACCTCCTCCAGCAGCAGATCCTCGAGGCCCAGCACCGACACATCCTGCCGCCCAACAG TAGACGCACATCAGAGAGGGTCCCTCACCAGCCCCACAGACTGCGTCCAGGCTATGAGTTTGCGCCGCCTCTGCACGTCCCACCACAGCCGGTGGTGCAGCAGCCTCGCTACTTGGCTGAGGGAACAGACTG GGATCTAAGTGTGGACGCAGGACTCCCGCCACACCAGTACCACATCCACCCACTGCCGCAGCACTATCAGCACTACCTGACCTCTCCCAGGATGCACCACTTCCCCAGGAACAACGCCTCAACGCAAGTG GTCGTTCACGAGATCCGCAACTACCCGTACCCTCAGCTGCACCTGCTGGCGCTGCAGAGTCTCAACCCCTCACGCCACGCGTCTGCCGTCAGGGAGAGCTACGAG CTGGAGGATCGACTGGGCAACGTGAACCGTGGCGCCGTCCAGACCACCATCGAGAGATTCACTTTCCCCCACAAGTACAAGAAG AGATTCCCGCAGGACCTGAAGATGTGTCTGGACGACGAGGAGCTGGACACCGACGAGAAGTGCACCATCTGTTTGTCCATGCTGGAGGACGGAGAGGATGTCAG gAGATTACCCTGCATGCACCTGTTCCACCAAGCGTGCGTGGACcagtggctggcaaccagccgGAAGTGCCCCATCTGCAGAGTGGACATTGAAACCCAGCTCAACCCCGACAGTTGA
- the ark2cb gene encoding E3 ubiquitin-protein ligase ARK2C isoform X1: MVLVHVGYLVLPVFGSVRNRGSHFTRQQQQQHSHATSCRHFQLGPQAPLPMDFPMPHPGQPQSGINPHLAPPGHQHGPPLHHPSLNPMPAPQFQDIPAPPFLPQALHQQYLLQQQILEAQHRHILPPNSRRTSERVPHQPHRLRPGYEFAPPLHVPPQPVVQQPRYLAEGTDWDLSVDAGLPPHQYHIHPLPQHYQHYLTSPRMHHFPRNNASTQVVVHEIRNYPYPQLHLLALQSLNPSRHASAVRESYEELLQLEDRLGNVNRGAVQTTIERFTFPHKYKKRFPQDLKMCLDDEELDTDEKCTICLSMLEDGEDVRRLPCMHLFHQACVDQWLATSRKCPICRVDIETQLNPDS, from the exons GATCCCATTTCACccggcaacagcagcagcagcacagccATGCTACCTCTTGCCGGCACTTCCAGCTAGGGCCCCAGGCCCCGCTGCCCATGGACTTCCCCATGCCCCACCCGGGCCAGCCGCAGTCGGGCATCAACCCCCACCTGGCCCCGCCCGGCCACCAGCACGGACCCCCGCTACACCACCCGTCCCTCAACCCCATGCCCGCCCCCCAGTTCCAGGACATCCCCGCCCCTCCCTTCCTACCTCAGGCATTACACCAGCAATACCTCCTCCAGCAGCAGATCCTCGAGGCCCAGCACCGACACATCCTGCCGCCCAACAG TAGACGCACATCAGAGAGGGTCCCTCACCAGCCCCACAGACTGCGTCCAGGCTATGAGTTTGCGCCGCCTCTGCACGTCCCACCACAGCCGGTGGTGCAGCAGCCTCGCTACTTGGCTGAGGGAACAGACTG GGATCTAAGTGTGGACGCAGGACTCCCGCCACACCAGTACCACATCCACCCACTGCCGCAGCACTATCAGCACTACCTGACCTCTCCCAGGATGCACCACTTCCCCAGGAACAACGCCTCAACGCAAGTG GTCGTTCACGAGATCCGCAACTACCCGTACCCTCAGCTGCACCTGCTGGCGCTGCAGAGTCTCAACCCCTCACGCCACGCGTCTGCCGTCAGGGAGAGCTACGAG GAACTTTTGCAGCTGGAGGATCGACTGGGCAACGTGAACCGTGGCGCCGTCCAGACCACCATCGAGAGATTCACTTTCCCCCACAAGTACAAGAAG AGATTCCCGCAGGACCTGAAGATGTGTCTGGACGACGAGGAGCTGGACACCGACGAGAAGTGCACCATCTGTTTGTCCATGCTGGAGGACGGAGAGGATGTCAG gAGATTACCCTGCATGCACCTGTTCCACCAAGCGTGCGTGGACcagtggctggcaaccagccgGAAGTGCCCCATCTGCAGAGTGGACATTGAAACCCAGCTCAACCCCGACAGTTGA
- the ark2cb gene encoding E3 ubiquitin-protein ligase ARK2C isoform X2 has translation MVLVHVGYLVLPVFGSVRNRGSHFTRQQQQQHSHATSCRHFQLGPQAPLPMDFPMPHPGQPQSGINPHLAPPGHQHGPPLHHPSLNPMPAPQFQDIPAPPFLPQALHQQYLLQQQILEAQHRHILPPNRRTSERVPHQPHRLRPGYEFAPPLHVPPQPVVQQPRYLAEGTDWDLSVDAGLPPHQYHIHPLPQHYQHYLTSPRMHHFPRNNASTQVVVHEIRNYPYPQLHLLALQSLNPSRHASAVRESYEELLQLEDRLGNVNRGAVQTTIERFTFPHKYKKRFPQDLKMCLDDEELDTDEKCTICLSMLEDGEDVRRLPCMHLFHQACVDQWLATSRKCPICRVDIETQLNPDS, from the exons GATCCCATTTCACccggcaacagcagcagcagcacagccATGCTACCTCTTGCCGGCACTTCCAGCTAGGGCCCCAGGCCCCGCTGCCCATGGACTTCCCCATGCCCCACCCGGGCCAGCCGCAGTCGGGCATCAACCCCCACCTGGCCCCGCCCGGCCACCAGCACGGACCCCCGCTACACCACCCGTCCCTCAACCCCATGCCCGCCCCCCAGTTCCAGGACATCCCCGCCCCTCCCTTCCTACCTCAGGCATTACACCAGCAATACCTCCTCCAGCAGCAGATCCTCGAGGCCCAGCACCGACACATCCTGCCGCCCAACAG ACGCACATCAGAGAGGGTCCCTCACCAGCCCCACAGACTGCGTCCAGGCTATGAGTTTGCGCCGCCTCTGCACGTCCCACCACAGCCGGTGGTGCAGCAGCCTCGCTACTTGGCTGAGGGAACAGACTG GGATCTAAGTGTGGACGCAGGACTCCCGCCACACCAGTACCACATCCACCCACTGCCGCAGCACTATCAGCACTACCTGACCTCTCCCAGGATGCACCACTTCCCCAGGAACAACGCCTCAACGCAAGTG GTCGTTCACGAGATCCGCAACTACCCGTACCCTCAGCTGCACCTGCTGGCGCTGCAGAGTCTCAACCCCTCACGCCACGCGTCTGCCGTCAGGGAGAGCTACGAG GAACTTTTGCAGCTGGAGGATCGACTGGGCAACGTGAACCGTGGCGCCGTCCAGACCACCATCGAGAGATTCACTTTCCCCCACAAGTACAAGAAG AGATTCCCGCAGGACCTGAAGATGTGTCTGGACGACGAGGAGCTGGACACCGACGAGAAGTGCACCATCTGTTTGTCCATGCTGGAGGACGGAGAGGATGTCAG gAGATTACCCTGCATGCACCTGTTCCACCAAGCGTGCGTGGACcagtggctggcaaccagccgGAAGTGCCCCATCTGCAGAGTGGACATTGAAACCCAGCTCAACCCCGACAGTTGA